Proteins from a genomic interval of Neoarius graeffei isolate fNeoGra1 chromosome 24, fNeoGra1.pri, whole genome shotgun sequence:
- the LOC132872891 gene encoding tumor necrosis factor receptor superfamily member 10B-like has protein sequence MTLENGTLCRLVPLNADDSLRKSFDLFGEIDMNYHNRFFRFLGLSDNIIKTTEMTCSLPEDRVYELLKVWMEKEGMKADFNSLIEALCYLNQKLSAESIIARAIESGYFRYED, from the exons ATGACTCTC GAAAATGGAACACTGTGTAGGCTTGTTCCTTTAAATG CAGATGACTCTCTGAGGAAAAGCTTTGACCTGTTCGGAGAGATAGACATGAACTACCACAACCGCTTCTTCAGGTTCCTCGGCCTGAGCGACAACATCATAAAGACCACCGAGATGACCTGTTCTTTGCCTGAGGATAGGGTGTACGAGCTGCTGAAGGTCTGGATGGAGAAAGAAGGCATGAAGGCGGATTTTAACAGCCTCATCGAAGCCCTTTGTTATCTGAACCAGAAGCTGTCTGCAGAAAGCATCATCGCAAGAGCCATCGAGAGTGGCTACTTCAGATATGAAGACTGA
- the LOC132872084 gene encoding LOW QUALITY PROTEIN: tumor necrosis factor receptor superfamily member 10B-like (The sequence of the model RefSeq protein was modified relative to this genomic sequence to represent the inferred CDS: deleted 1 base in 1 codon), translated as MRHFISLLLMLWIWSSSGSRTKRDIVCHDGAGYLHNNNNNLCCLNCPAGTFVKEGCSKALERGVCQQCNFDTYTEHDNGLSRCLKCTKCRPDQELVERCNSTRNTRCQCKAGSFCLPEQACEICKTCRKCKEDEKMVENCTANSNTICQKRGPVSPRTWQGAVISVMALIMVILIFLCFLYWKTMPADKKAVASKWLRGIWKTDTANDSNLVEINQNCVNISILEKGGQFQPLISLTQPVGEDIEDEEDKGLGPSLPNTTASSQTSLPVCAPASADASEYCLSRLLPLQLNARENGTLCRLVPLNADDSLRKSFDLFGEIDMNYHNRFFRFLGLSDNIIKTTEMTCSLPEDRVYELLKVWMEKEGMKADFNSLIEALCYLNQKLSAESIIARAIESGYFRYED; from the exons ATGAGACACTTTATCAGTCTG CTGCTGATGTTATGGATCTGGAGCTCCAGCGGGAGCCGAACGAAGCGAGACATTGTGTGCCACGACGGCGCTGGATACttgcacaacaacaacaacaacctctgCTGCCTCAACTGTCCAGCTG gTACTTTTGTCAAAGAGGGGTGCAGCAAGGCgcttgagagaggtgtgtgtcagCAGTGCAACTTT GACACCTACACCGAGCATGATAATGGACTGAGCAGGTGTTTGAAGTGTACCAAGTGTCGCCCAG ATCAGGAGCTTGTGGAGCGATGCAACAGCACCAGAAACACACGCTGCCAGTGTAAAGCCGGTTCCTTCTGTCTGCCAGAACAAGCCTGTGAGATCTGCAAGACGTGCAGGAA ATGTAAAGAAGACGAGAAGATGGTGGAGAACTGCACAGCCAACTCAAACACCATCTGCCAAAAAAGAGGCCCCGTCTCCCCTCGGACATGGCAAG GGGCAGTCATCTCAGTCATGGCATTAATCATGGTAATCTTGATCTTCCTGTGTTTCCTGTACTGGAAAACAATGCCTGCAGATAAGAAAGCAG TGGCATCAAAATGGCTGAGAGGAATTTGGAAAACGGACACG gCAAATGACAGTAATTTGGTGGAGATAAATCAGAACTGTGTGAACATCAGCATACTGGAGAAAGGAGGACAGTTCCAGCCCCTCATCAGTCTGACTCAGCCGGTGGGTGAAGACATAGAGGACGAGGAGGATAAAGGGCTTGGCCCAAGCCTCCCCAACACCACAGCCTCGTCCCAGACCAGCCTGCCTGTGTGCGCGCCTGCCTCAGCTGACGCAAGCGAGTACTGCCTTAGCCGCTTACTGCCTCTGCAGCTTAACGCTCGG GAAAATGGAACACTGTGTAGGCTTGTTCCTTTAAATG CAGATGACTCTCTGAGGAAAAGCTTTGACCTGTTCGGAGAGATAGACATGAACTACCACAACCGCTTCTTCAGGTTCCTCGGCCTGAGCGACAACATCATAAAGACCACCGAGATGACCTGTTCTTTGCCTGAGGATAGGGTGTACGAGCTGCTGAAGGTCTGGATGGAGAAAGAAGGCATGAAGGCGGATTTTAACAGCCTCATCGAAGCCCTTTGTTATCTGAACCAGAAGCTGTCTGCAGAAAGCATCATCGCAAGAGCCATCGAGAGTGGCTACTTCAGATATGAAGACTGA